A window from Hymenobacter volaticus encodes these proteins:
- a CDS encoding glycosyltransferase family 4 protein yields the protein MNPAESAAASFAPDAVVGSPYPLSLLCLSASWGGLELNTVRFADWMNRRGWPVQVITLVGSPIAARAEALNLPVAYLTNRWKALDVPAARLLAHTLRAFNTRTLIVTRNGDLGLAVLCKTVQLPTLKLLYQQHMQLGPPKRSVVHTLRFRALDAWLSPLPGLARQVLEKTHLSPKKLHVVPLGIELEKFADPALTRTIARQQLNLQLPANAVLLGLIGRFDDGKGQDFLVEELAVLRKQHPAVPLHLLLVGESTRNEGNTYRETVLRRVQELGLGEVVHIREFTPQPEIAYRALDISITGSTNETYGMVTIEAMAAGLPVVATATGGTLEIIDDGRMGLLFPLRNAVAFETAIGRLLSEPELMQQLGEQAQAVALATYSHHRQCKLTEEVLFGLR from the coding sequence GTGAATCCTGCTGAGTCTGCCGCTGCTTCCTTTGCTCCCGATGCCGTTGTTGGGTCGCCTTATCCGTTGTCGTTGCTGTGTTTGTCGGCGAGCTGGGGCGGGCTAGAATTGAACACCGTGCGCTTCGCGGACTGGATGAACCGTCGTGGCTGGCCAGTGCAGGTAATTACGCTCGTCGGCTCGCCCATTGCTGCGCGAGCGGAAGCGCTGAACTTGCCCGTAGCTTACCTTACCAACCGTTGGAAAGCGCTGGACGTTCCCGCTGCTCGGTTACTGGCTCATACATTGCGCGCCTTCAACACTCGCACGCTCATCGTCACTCGCAACGGCGACTTAGGGTTGGCCGTGCTGTGCAAAACAGTGCAGTTGCCTACACTCAAGCTACTATATCAGCAGCATATGCAGCTAGGTCCCCCGAAGCGTAGTGTAGTGCACACCTTACGCTTTCGGGCGCTGGATGCGTGGCTCTCGCCGCTGCCGGGGCTGGCACGGCAGGTGTTAGAGAAAACCCATTTATCGCCTAAAAAACTGCATGTCGTACCGCTAGGCATCGAGCTAGAGAAGTTCGCCGACCCTGCATTAACTCGCACCATTGCCCGACAACAGTTGAACCTGCAACTGCCTGCTAACGCGGTACTGTTAGGCCTCATCGGTCGGTTTGATGATGGCAAGGGACAGGACTTTTTAGTGGAAGAGTTGGCAGTCTTACGCAAGCAGCACCCCGCCGTGCCGCTTCACTTGCTGCTAGTTGGCGAATCAACGCGCAACGAAGGCAATACGTACCGCGAAACAGTGCTACGTCGGGTACAGGAGTTAGGCTTAGGGGAGGTGGTGCACATCCGCGAGTTTACGCCGCAGCCCGAAATTGCCTACCGCGCCCTCGATATTTCCATCACGGGTTCCACCAACGAGACCTACGGCATGGTTACTATCGAGGCTATGGCAGCAGGCTTGCCAGTAGTGGCCACGGCCACCGGTGGTACCTTGGAGATAATAGATGATGGCCGCATGGGTCTGCTGTTTCCGCTGCGCAACGCAGTGGCTTTTGAAACGGCCATCGGGCGCTTGTTGAGTGAGCCTGAGCTGATGCAGCAGTTGGGAGAGCAAGCACAGGCCGTGGCATTAGCCACGTATTCGCATCACCGGCAGTGCAAGCTGACCGAAGAGGTGCTGTTTGGGCTAAGGTAA
- a CDS encoding DUF3109 family protein — translation MIIIQNTVISDDIRDNFFVCNLEACKGACCVEGDLGAPLEEEELQILEAEYQNIKPFLTAAGQQAIEQQGLYIKDWEGDYSTTTINDRECAYALYDERGILKCGIEQAYLAGATSFKKPVSCHLYPIRITKYEGFEALNYDRWNICNPACSFGANLGVRIYQFLKEPLIRKYGEDWYGELVQEIETDSPQVKV, via the coding sequence ATGATTATCATTCAAAATACTGTCATCTCCGATGACATTCGGGACAACTTTTTCGTCTGCAACCTGGAAGCTTGTAAGGGCGCCTGCTGCGTGGAGGGCGACCTAGGAGCTCCCCTAGAAGAAGAGGAACTACAAATTCTCGAAGCCGAATACCAAAACATTAAGCCTTTTCTTACGGCGGCCGGCCAACAGGCCATCGAGCAGCAAGGCTTGTACATCAAGGATTGGGAAGGCGACTACAGCACCACCACTATCAATGACCGGGAGTGCGCCTATGCCCTTTACGACGAGCGTGGTATCCTGAAGTGCGGCATCGAGCAAGCCTATTTGGCGGGCGCTACTAGCTTTAAAAAGCCCGTTAGCTGTCATCTATATCCTATCCGCATCACTAAGTACGAAGGCTTTGAAGCTCTGAACTACGACCGGTGGAACATCTGCAACCCCGCCTGCTCTTTCGGCGCCAACTTGGGCGTGCGGATATACCAGTTTCTCAAGGAGCCGCTTATTCGTAAGTACGGAGAGGATTGGTATGGCGAGTTAGTGCAGGAGATAGAGACGGACAGTCCACAAGTCAAGGTATAG
- the accC gene encoding acetyl-CoA carboxylase biotin carboxylase subunit has product MFKKILIANRGEIALRIIRTCKEMDIKTVAVYSTADKESLHVRFADEAVCIGPPPSSQSYLSIPTLIAAAEITNADAIHPGYGFLSENAEFSRVCQENGIKFIGATPEMINQMGDKASAKATMIKAGVPCIPGSVGLLESVEQGKKVAAKIKYPVILKATAGGGGRGMRIIPSEEDFEKAWNDARTEAKAAFGNDGVYLEKFVEEPRHIEIQVCGDQYGRVCHLSERDCSIQRRHQKLVEEAPSPFMTDELRERMGKAAVAGAAAIGYEGVGTIEFLVDKNRDFYFMEMNTRIQVEHPVTEEIVNYDLIKEQIKVAAGIPISGDNYYPKMHAMECRINAEDPTRDFRPSPGKITTLHIPGGHGVRVDTHVYAGYTIPSNYDSMIAKLITVAQTRQECIVKMKRALSEFVVEGVKTTIPFHLALMDNKNFQEGDFTTKFLETSFDFSEL; this is encoded by the coding sequence ATGTTCAAGAAAATACTGATTGCCAACCGGGGTGAAATTGCGCTGCGCATCATCCGGACCTGCAAGGAAATGGATATCAAAACGGTGGCGGTTTACTCCACTGCCGACAAGGAAAGCCTGCACGTGCGCTTCGCTGACGAGGCAGTGTGCATTGGCCCACCGCCATCTTCGCAGTCGTATCTCAGCATCCCAACCCTGATTGCAGCAGCGGAAATTACCAACGCCGATGCTATTCACCCTGGCTATGGCTTCCTGAGCGAAAACGCAGAATTTTCGCGCGTGTGCCAAGAAAACGGCATCAAGTTCATCGGGGCCACGCCTGAGATGATCAACCAAATGGGCGACAAGGCTTCCGCTAAAGCCACCATGATCAAGGCAGGCGTGCCTTGCATTCCCGGCTCGGTAGGCTTGCTTGAATCGGTGGAGCAAGGCAAGAAGGTAGCCGCCAAAATTAAATACCCGGTTATTCTGAAGGCTACAGCCGGTGGTGGTGGCCGCGGTATGCGCATCATACCCTCCGAGGAAGACTTCGAGAAAGCCTGGAACGATGCCCGCACGGAAGCTAAGGCTGCTTTCGGCAACGATGGCGTGTACCTGGAAAAATTTGTGGAGGAACCTCGTCACATCGAAATTCAGGTGTGTGGCGATCAATACGGCCGGGTATGTCACCTCTCGGAGCGCGATTGCTCAATTCAGCGGCGTCACCAGAAGCTGGTAGAGGAAGCTCCTTCCCCTTTCATGACCGATGAACTGCGTGAGCGGATGGGCAAAGCGGCTGTGGCCGGTGCTGCGGCTATCGGCTACGAAGGTGTAGGCACCATTGAGTTCTTGGTGGATAAGAATCGGGATTTCTATTTCATGGAAATGAACACCCGCATTCAGGTGGAGCACCCCGTGACCGAGGAAATTGTGAACTATGATCTCATCAAGGAGCAGATAAAAGTGGCGGCGGGCATCCCGATTTCCGGCGACAACTATTACCCCAAGATGCACGCCATGGAGTGCCGCATCAACGCTGAAGACCCGACCCGGGACTTCCGCCCCTCTCCTGGTAAGATCACGACGCTGCACATTCCCGGCGGCCACGGTGTGCGGGTTGACACCCACGTGTACGCGGGCTACACTATTCCCTCGAACTATGACTCGATGATAGCCAAGCTCATCACCGTCGCCCAAACTCGTCAGGAGTGCATTGTGAAGATGAAGCGAGCCTTAAGTGAATTTGTTGTGGAAGGTGTGAAAACCACTATTCCCTTCCACTTGGCTCTGATGGACAACAAAAATTTCCAAGAGGGTGACTTCACGACCAAGTTCCTGGAAACTTCATTTGACTTTTCAGAATTGTAA
- the accB gene encoding acetyl-CoA carboxylase biotin carboxyl carrier protein, which yields MKAKELQELIDFIAKSGLNKVNIETEEFKISVQREPSYKPVVGVSAAAAPTPAAAPTAPVPVPATPTPAPAAPVAATPAADNYVALKAPMIGTFYRSSSPDTPAFAQVGDLVEKGQVICIIEAMKLFNEIEAEASGRIVKAMVENASPVEYDQPLFLIEPM from the coding sequence ATGAAAGCCAAGGAACTCCAGGAACTTATCGACTTCATTGCGAAGTCGGGCCTCAACAAAGTCAACATTGAAACGGAGGAATTTAAAATCTCCGTACAGCGTGAGCCCAGCTACAAGCCAGTAGTAGGAGTATCGGCCGCGGCTGCGCCTACTCCAGCAGCTGCGCCAACTGCTCCGGTCCCTGTTCCTGCTACTCCAACTCCAGCACCGGCGGCACCAGTTGCGGCAACTCCGGCGGCTGACAACTACGTAGCGCTAAAGGCTCCGATGATTGGCACCTTCTACCGTAGCAGCAGCCCCGACACTCCGGCTTTCGCACAGGTAGGTGATTTAGTGGAAAAAGGCCAGGTGATTTGCATCATCGAAGCCATGAAATTATTCAATGAAATAGAGGCCGAAGCATCGGGCCGCATTGTAAAAGCCATGGTTGAAAACGCCTCGCCGGTGGAGTACGACCAGCCGCTGTTCCTCATCGAGCCGATGTAA
- the efp gene encoding elongation factor P, whose amino-acid sequence MATTADFRNGLVLNYNGDLHVITEFQHVKPGKGPAFVRTKLRNIKTGKVIDNTFNAGVKVETARVEQRPHQYLFKDDYGYTFMDNATFEQVVLPEAMVPFADLMKEGQEATILFHAETEQPLTAELPTTVELMVTYTEPGLKGDTATNTLKPAIVETGARIQVPLFIDQDTKIRVDTRDYSYVERVK is encoded by the coding sequence ATGGCTACTACCGCAGATTTCCGCAACGGACTAGTGCTCAACTACAATGGCGACTTGCACGTCATCACGGAGTTTCAGCACGTGAAACCCGGCAAAGGTCCCGCCTTCGTGCGCACTAAGCTCCGTAACATCAAAACCGGTAAGGTTATCGATAACACGTTCAATGCCGGGGTGAAAGTGGAAACCGCCCGCGTAGAGCAACGCCCGCACCAGTACCTGTTTAAGGACGATTACGGCTATACCTTTATGGACAATGCCACCTTCGAACAAGTGGTACTGCCCGAAGCCATGGTTCCCTTCGCCGACCTGATGAAAGAAGGTCAAGAAGCTACCATTCTCTTCCACGCCGAAACCGAGCAGCCGCTTACTGCTGAATTGCCAACCACCGTGGAGTTGATGGTAACTTACACCGAGCCTGGCCTGAAAGGCGACACGGCCACCAACACGCTTAAGCCTGCTATTGTCGAGACTGGGGCCCGAATTCAGGTGCCGCTGTTCATTGATCAGGACACTAAAATCCGCGTCGATACCCGCGACTATTCCTATGTCGAAAGAGTCAAATAA
- a CDS encoding beta-ketoacyl-ACP synthase III: MKITAAITGVGSYVPDYVLTNQELEKMVDTTDEWITTRTGIKERRILKGENQGTSVMGVKAVQQLLAKTGTRPEEIDLLICSTTTPDLVFPATANIISAAVGITNAFSFDMQAACSGFLFALATGSQYIQTGTYKKVVVVGADKMSAIIDYTDRANCIIFGDGAGAVLLEPSTDGYGLLDQVLRSDGNGEQYLYQKAGGSRRPPSAETVANREHYVYQEGATVFKFAVTNMANVAAQVMERNHLTNDDVAWLVPHQANKRIIDATAHRMGVGPEKVMLNIHRYGNTTNATIPLCLADYEQQLRQGDNLILAAFGGGFTWGSIYLKWAYDPKPDPVAV; the protein is encoded by the coding sequence ATGAAAATTACCGCCGCTATTACCGGAGTGGGCTCCTACGTGCCCGATTACGTGCTCACGAATCAGGAACTCGAAAAGATGGTGGACACCACCGACGAGTGGATTACGACACGAACCGGCATCAAGGAGCGCCGAATTCTAAAAGGAGAAAACCAGGGCACTTCGGTAATGGGCGTCAAAGCCGTACAGCAACTGCTTGCTAAAACCGGTACGAGGCCCGAAGAAATCGATTTGTTGATTTGTTCTACCACGACGCCTGACTTGGTGTTCCCGGCTACAGCCAATATTATTTCGGCAGCTGTTGGCATCACCAATGCATTCAGCTTCGATATGCAAGCTGCTTGCTCAGGCTTTCTGTTCGCGCTGGCTACCGGGTCACAATACATCCAAACGGGCACGTATAAGAAAGTAGTGGTAGTGGGTGCCGATAAAATGTCGGCTATTATCGACTATACGGACCGGGCCAACTGCATCATCTTCGGTGACGGCGCAGGTGCCGTACTGCTCGAACCTAGCACCGACGGCTACGGCTTACTAGATCAAGTTTTGCGTTCCGATGGTAACGGGGAGCAATACCTGTATCAGAAAGCGGGTGGTAGCCGCCGCCCCCCGTCCGCAGAAACAGTGGCGAATCGGGAGCACTATGTGTACCAGGAAGGTGCTACCGTGTTCAAGTTTGCCGTGACCAACATGGCCAATGTTGCCGCGCAAGTGATGGAACGCAACCACCTCACCAACGACGATGTAGCCTGGCTGGTACCGCACCAAGCCAATAAGCGCATTATTGATGCTACGGCGCACCGTATGGGTGTTGGACCGGAGAAAGTGATGCTCAACATTCACCGCTACGGTAACACCACTAATGCCACCATCCCACTCTGCCTCGCCGACTATGAACAGCAGTTGCGTCAGGGCGACAACCTAATTCTGGCTGCTTTCGGTGGTGGCTTCACGTGGGGTTCTATCTACCTCAAATGGGCGTACGATCCTAAGCCTGATCCGGTCGCTGTGTAA
- the plsX gene encoding phosphate acyltransferase PlsX yields MKIALDAMGGDFAPQAAVDGAVLAAQELAGKAQIVLIGQEAAVRPLLDQHGDAAASLELIAASQIIEMGEHPAKAYQQKQDSSIAVGYRLLHTGEVDAFCSAGNTGAMLVGAMFSVKPVPGVLRPAIANFVPKLNGGVGILLDVGANAECKPEMLEQFGELGSLYAQYVLGITNPKVGLMNLGEEEGKGTTLTQAVHQLLKVNPHVNFIGNIEGRDLFNGKADVIVCDGYTGNVMLKMAESIYDIMAEKQMRDPFFDKFNYEAVGGSPILGINDNAIIGHGVSTPLAICNMLLQGYQMAQSGISDQIKNTFKS; encoded by the coding sequence ATGAAGATAGCCCTGGACGCTATGGGGGGCGATTTTGCGCCCCAGGCTGCGGTCGATGGTGCGGTACTAGCCGCGCAAGAACTAGCCGGCAAAGCGCAAATCGTGCTCATTGGTCAAGAAGCTGCCGTGCGCCCTCTCTTAGACCAGCACGGCGACGCAGCCGCAAGCCTTGAGTTGATAGCCGCCTCTCAAATTATTGAGATGGGCGAGCATCCAGCTAAAGCGTATCAGCAAAAGCAGGACTCTAGCATTGCTGTGGGCTACCGTTTGCTACACACCGGCGAAGTCGATGCATTTTGCTCGGCTGGCAACACGGGCGCTATGCTTGTAGGTGCTATGTTCAGCGTGAAACCTGTACCTGGCGTACTGCGCCCTGCCATTGCCAACTTCGTTCCGAAGCTGAACGGCGGTGTAGGTATACTACTTGATGTAGGCGCCAATGCTGAGTGCAAACCTGAAATGCTGGAGCAATTTGGCGAATTGGGTTCTTTGTATGCGCAGTACGTGCTTGGTATCACCAATCCTAAAGTAGGCTTGATGAACCTAGGCGAAGAAGAAGGTAAGGGCACTACTCTTACGCAGGCGGTTCATCAGCTACTCAAAGTAAACCCGCACGTTAATTTCATTGGCAACATTGAAGGGCGCGACCTTTTCAATGGCAAAGCCGACGTGATAGTGTGCGACGGTTATACCGGCAATGTGATGCTGAAGATGGCCGAGTCCATCTATGACATCATGGCCGAAAAGCAGATGCGCGACCCTTTCTTCGACAAGTTCAACTACGAAGCCGTTGGGGGTTCCCCTATTTTGGGTATCAACGACAACGCTATTATCGGACACGGCGTGAGCACGCCATTGGCTATCTGCAACATGCTGTTGCAAGGCTACCAAATGGCTCAATCCGGCATCTCCGACCAGATTAAAAATACCTTCAAGTCCTAG